Proteins encoded together in one Megalops cyprinoides isolate fMegCyp1 chromosome 20, fMegCyp1.pri, whole genome shotgun sequence window:
- the LOC118795913 gene encoding zinc finger and BTB domain-containing protein 37-like, whose amino-acid sequence MERSDSIQLDIPDFSNSVLSHLNQLRIQGRLCDIVVNVQGQSFRAHKVVLAASSPYFRDHMALGEMSTVSIGVIRNPSVFEQLLSFCYTGRLCLQLADIISYLTAASFLQMQHIIDRCTQILEGIHFRVSLAEVEAELDRGGGRTLEPGRGGAEAGGPRLLSPPRSGSRGVAAQRGAGGVGCIRDLREAQEVSPLRESVSLQMEEQGGAVSERARGVVGGEPLLRINRAGQWYMETGMEEERGGEPGVLRIKTERLEGWAGLGAETQASGEEGSSTEEVVTKTTDSRGHKAQTRERIRTGAAAARTAQPSSSLSETGRFSPSGSVVVRERPRAKSESPGGVHHQSQPVSQGEEPAAFDVGGYEEYLREQVGDRWFRYNPRLTCIYCCKSFNQKGSLDRHMRLHMGITPFACRICGKKYTRKDQLEYHIRKHTGNRPFHCHVCGKSFPFQAILNQHFRKNHPGSAPNEGPHSASPETTTTTTTTSVSSRGVHNEDESPPYGEARAGRRDGGSFGEAVQPSVSTTGPD is encoded by the exons ATGGAGCGATCAGACAGCATCCAGCTGGACATCCCGGACTTCAGCaactcagtgctgtctcacctGAACCAGCTGCGCATACAGGGGCGTCTGTGCGACATTGTGGTCAACGTACAGGGCCAGAGCTTCCGGGCGCACAAGGTGGTGCTGGCGGCCAGCTCGCCGTACTTCCGCGACCACATGGCCCTGGGCGAGATGAGCACGGTGTCCATCGGCGTGATCCGGAACCCGTCGGTGTTCGAGCAGCTGCTGTCCTTCTGCTACACGGGCCGGCTCTGCCTGCAGCTGGCCGACATCATCAGCTACCTCACCGCCGCCAGCTTCCTGCAGATGCAGCACATCATCGACCGCTGCACGCAGATCCTCGAGGGCATCCACTTCCGGGTCAGCCTGGCGGAGGTGGAGGCGGAGCTGGACAGGGGCGGGGGGCGGACCCTGGAGcccgggaggggaggggcggaggcGGGAGGGCCCCGCCTGCTCAGCCCCCCGAGGAGCGGCTCCAGGGGTGTGGCCGCGCAGAGAGGCGCGGGGGGCGTGGGCTGTATTCGGGATCTGAGGGAGGCGCAGGAGGTCAGTCCCTTGAGGGAGTCCGTGAGCCTGCAGATGGAGGAGCAGGGTGGGGCTGTATCAGAGCGGGccaggggggtggtgggtggggagCCCCTGCTGCGGATTAACAGGGCAGGGCAGTGGTACATGGAGACAGGAATGGAGGAGGAGCGGGGGGGAGAACCGGGCGTGCTGCGGATCAAGACGGAGAGGCTGgaggggtgggcggggctgggggcggaGACGCAGGCATCGGGGGAGGAGGGAAGTAGCACAGAGGAGGTGGTCACCAAGACGACGGATTCCAGGGGACACAAGGCACAGACACGGGAACGCATCCGCACGGGGGCAGCGGCAGCCAGGACCGCTCAACCCTCCAGCAGTCTGAGCGAGACAGGCAG GTTTAGCCCATCAGGCAGTGttgtggtgagagagagaccaagagcCAAGAGTGAAAGTCCGGGAGGAGTACACCACCAGAGCCAGCCCGTGTCTCAG GGTGAGGAGCCGGCTGCGTTTGACGTAGGAGGGTACGAGGAGTACCTGCGAGAGCAGGTGGGCGACCGCTGGTTCCGCTACAACCCCCGGCTCACCTGCATCTACTGCTGCAAGTCCTTCAACCAGAAGGGCAGCCTGGACCGGCACATGCGGCTGCACATGGGCATCACGCCCTTCGCCTGCCGCATCTGCGGCAAGAAGTACACGCGCAAGGACCAGCTGGAGTACCACATCCGCAAGCACACGGGCAACCGGCCCTTCCACTGCCACGTGTGCGGCAAGAGCTTCCCCTTCCAGGCCATCCTCAACCAGCACTTCCGCAAGAACCACCCGGGCTCCGCCCCCAACGAGGGCCCCCACAGTGCCTCCCCCgagaccaccaccaccaccaccaccacctccgtGTCCTCCCGGGGGGTGCACAACGAAGACGAGTCCCCCCCTTACGGTGAGGCTAGGGCCGGCAGGAGGGACGGGGGCTCTTTCGGAGAGGCCGTCCAGCCCTCTGTGTCTACCACAGGTCCGGACTGA
- the LOC118795708 gene encoding sphingosine 1-phosphate receptor 1-like yields MADSMYSDLIARHYNFTGKLRKVEQDSGLKADSVIFIIVCCFIIMENMLVLITIWRTKKFHKPTYYFIGNLALSDLLAGVVYTANILLSGANTYKLTPTQWFFREGSMFVALAASVFSLLAIAIERHLTMLKMKLHNSGKTYRVFLLISACWCVAAVLGCLPIMGWNCIGAMRSCSTVLPLYHKTYILFCTTVFSVILMAIVVLYARVYALVRTRSRKLVLHKPPVASGGGGGGNGRGGSKSSEKSLALLKTVIIVLSCFIACWAPLFILLLLDVACETGECAILYKAEWFLALAVLNSAMNPLIYTLTSMEMRRAFLRTLSWGGVCARPALKVKRPFVAAEFSRSPSDNSSHPNKEEAESSLRETVASSGNVNS; encoded by the coding sequence ATGGCTGACTCCATGTATTCAGACTTGATAGCCAGGCATTACAACTTCACTGGGAAGCTGCGGAAAGTGGAACAGGACTCTGGTCTCAAGGCGGACTCTGTGATCTTCATAATCGTGTGCTGCTTTATCATCATGGAGAACATGCTGGTCCTGATCACCATCTGGAGGACCAAGAAGTTCCACAAGCCCACATACTATTTCATTGGCAACCTGGCACTGTCGGACCTGCTGGCCGGGGTGGTGTACACTGCCAACATCCTGCTCTCGGGGGCCAACACCTACAAACTGACCCCCACGCAGTGGTTCTTCAGGGAAGGCAGCATGTTTGTGGCCCTGGCCGCCTCCGTGTTCAGCCTCCTGGCCATCGCCATCGAGCGGCACCTGACCATGCTGAAGATGAAGCTGCACAACAGCGGGAAGACGTACCGCGTCTTCCTGCTGATCAGCGCCTGCTGGTGCGTGGCGGCCGTGCTGGGCTGCCTGCCCATCATGGGCTGGAACTGCATCGGCGCCATGCGCAGCTGCTCCACCGTGCTGCCGCTCTACCACAAGACCTACATCCTCTTCTGCACCACCGTCTTCAGCGTCATCCTCATGGCCATCGTGGTCCTGTACGCCCGCGTCTACGCCTTGGTGCGCACGCGCAGCCGGAAGCTGGTCCTCCACAAGCCGCCGGTGGCCAGcggcggcgggggcggcgggAACGGCCGCGGCGGCAGCAAGAGCTCGGAGAAGTCGCTGGCGCTCCTGAAGACGGTGATCATCGTGCTGAGCTGCTTCATCGCCTGCTGGGCGCCCCTCttcatcctgctgctgctggacgtGGCGTGCGAGACGGGAGAGTGCGCCATCCTCTACAAGGCCGAGTGGTTCCTGGCGCTGGCCGTGCTCAACTCGGCCATGAACCCGCTCATCTACACCCTCACCAGCATGGAGATGCGCCGCGCCTTCCTCCGCACGCTCTCCTGGGGCGGGGTCTGCGCCCGGCCTGCCCTCAAGGTCAAGCGGCCCTTCGTCGCTGCCGAGTTCAGCCGCAGCCCGTCGGACAACTCCTCCCACCCCAACAAGGAGGAGGCGGAGTCGTCGCTCCGGGAGACCGTCGCCTCCTCTGGGAACGTCAACTCCTAG